The following DNA comes from Candidatus Bathyarchaeota archaeon.
GTTAGTTAAAGCTTCCCCAAACTCTTTAATGTTAAACTCTTTTAAAGCTGGAAGCATCTTCATAAGAATTAAACGACTTATTTTTTCAGCTTCATTAGCTGGCGTTGGACATAAAGCTTTAAAAGCTTTAACTTCCCTTATCCCATAAAAGCCTTTAGGAAGATTTGGAAGCGCAACCACAAAAAACCAATCTGAAGGAAAATCATACCTAATTATTACGGGCGGTGGAGAAGCTTTCGCTGCTCTAGATGGGAGAAAAGCTTTTTTCCCACCCTTTTTCTTAAATGCGTGACCTCCATCAACTATAAAACCTCCATATTGAAAAGCTGCGATGCCTATTCCTGAGGTTCCCCCTCTCCCCATAACTTCAGCTAAAAAATTAACGTTAACCTTAATGTTAAATAGTTTAGCTAGAGCTGAAGCTATAGAAAGCGAAAGTTGAGTTGATGAACCTAAACCCACATGGCTTGGAATAATTTTTTTAACTTTAATTTTAAATCCTTCATTAATATTTAATGCTTTAACAAATTTTTCAGCTAAACGTTTAACTTTATTACTTTTTAATCCCTCAATAATTATTGAGTCGTTTTTAGAAGCTTCTAAAATCACGTTTGGATAATTTAAAGCTACACCTACACCTCCATCAATTCTTCCTAATTCACCGTTAAGATCTATAAGCGTGAAATGAAGCCTTGAAGGCGATTTAACATAAACTTTCACTTGCTTTTTCTCCTCCATTCCTCACAATCTTCAATAATTGTTTTAATAAGCTTAGCGTAATCGGTTTTAGGGGCTACTCTTTCAGCAAGATCCCTATAATAAAGAATTAATTGAATTAATTTTTCAGCTTCATTAAAGTTTTTATCCATAAAATGTTTTTTCACTCTAGTAGCGTGAATTACGCATTCTAACGCTGCAAATAATCCTCTGCAATATGGTTGAATTTCTTCATCTCCTTTTTCAACAGCTTTTATAACGCATTCAACTTTAGCTCTATCTAAAGATTCATCTAAAATATTTTTTACAGTAAATTCTATGTAGAGAATTGAAGTTTTAAGCTTTGGAGCATTCACATGGGTTGCTGGCTTAAAAAAAGCTGAAGGAAGCTTTCCTTGAGGATTTTTCTCTTTAAAAGCTGTTAAATAAAATATTAATGGATTTAAAGTGAAATTAACAACACCACATTTTGAATGCATCAATTTTTTAAGCAAAGAAGCTTGCTTAAATGGTTTTATAAAAAAATTTAATTCATCAGTTATTGTTACACCCATAGGCGCAGCTGTAGGATTTTTGTTTTCATCATACGCTGAAACAACAGCTTCATAAATCTTGTTTCTGCATAAATTAAATTTTCTTAAAGTCATTTATCTTCTAATTTTAAATTAAAGGGTCATACATTAATTTCTTTATATTCTTTTTTTACTTTAAAACCTTTTAAGGAAATGTTTATATTATTTGTATACAAAATTAGTAAATAGTGAATGTTTATGAGCGCTACAATCAGTATTAGAATTCCAAAAGAGC
Coding sequences within:
- a CDS encoding DUF447 family protein codes for the protein MTLRKFNLCRNKIYEAVVSAYDENKNPTAAPMGVTITDELNFFIKPFKQASLLKKLMHSKCGVVNFTLNPLIFYLTAFKEKNPQGKLPSAFFKPATHVNAPKLKTSILYIEFTVKNILDESLDRAKVECVIKAVEKGDEEIQPYCRGLFAALECVIHATRVKKHFMDKNFNEAEKLIQLILYYRDLAERVAPKTDYAKLIKTIIEDCEEWRRKSK